The Lycium barbarum isolate Lr01 chromosome 9, ASM1917538v2, whole genome shotgun sequence genome has a segment encoding these proteins:
- the LOC132612255 gene encoding putative late blight resistance protein homolog R1A-10 — protein sequence MAAYAAVTSLMGTIHLISQSDLLHLEEDHKEHLESLYEKVSSVLEFLDNSDDEPMKVLQEKVEDLANEVEHEVESQILLVMEKDEQVRTEANERLLKILRQAIQDMDSVKKEFINLQRRNNNLLAGNRSLSPRLHVSTLEKDMVGHSNERKRMLDLLIGRSSQLQVISIVGMGGIGKSTFAKKMFSDPSIVSFFDFLGWITVSEDYSIRKMLLSLLQEAISVNEELDKKHDAELADCLQKSLKRRRYLIVVDDIWSSDAWDNIRLWFPENSNRSRILLTTRDINVAQYASSHEGLFPMRFLEPKESWNLFCQKAFGKKDCPAEFESVGKVVVENCKGLPLMISVVAGSLSRKRTLHEWYEVAQSVSSLVDVDDYQRCSGVLALSYKHLPSHLKACFLYFGVFKKASEISVEKLIQLWMAEGLFEPRGLGEWEKVAANLLLDLIDKSLIAVSKHSLDGNIKTCRIHDLLHDLCLREAESENLLFVPNPSISEPKSIIQDRRWVSYYLEEEYWTWSDCA from the exons ATGGCTGCTTATGCTGCTGTAACTTCTCTGATGGGAACAATACACCTGATTTCCCAATCCGACTTATTACACCTTGAAGAGGACCACAAAGAACATTTGGAATCACTCTACGAGAAGGTCAGCTCTGTGCTAGAGTTTCTTGACAATTCTGATGATGAACCAATGAAGGTTTTGCAAGAAAAGGTAGAAGATTTAGCAAATGAAGTGGAACACGAAGTCGAATCTCAAATATTACTGGTTATGGAGAAGGATGAACAGGTTCGAACAGAGGCAAATGAGAGGCTTCTTAAGATCTTGCGACAGGCTATACAAGACATGGATTCTGTGAAGAAAGAGTTCATCAATCTGCAGAGGAGGAATAACAATTTGCTAGCTGGAAATCGTTCGCTTTCTCCACGATTGCATGTTTCAACCCTTGAGAAGGACATGGTGGGGCACAGCAATGAACGAAAGCGCATGCTAGATCTACTTATCGGACGCTCATCTCAACTGCAAGTCATCTCTATTGTTGGAATGGGCGGCATAGGTAAGTCAACTTTTGCCAAAAAGATGTTTTCTGATCCCTCAATTGTGAGCTTCTTTGACTTTCTTGGATGGATTACTGTGTCCGAGGACTATAGTATAAGAAAGATGCTTCTATCCCTCCTTCAAGAGGCTATTAGCGTGAATGAAGAGCTTGATAAGAAACACGATGCAGAACTAGCTGATTGCTTGCAGAAAAGTTTAAAGAGAAGAaggtatttgattgttgtagatgaCATATGGAGCAGCGATGCCTGGGATAATATTAGACTATGGTTTCCAGAAAACAGTAATAGAAGTCGAATATTGTTGACTACTCGGGACATTAACGTTGCTCAATATGCTAGCTCTCACGAGGGACTTTTTCCAATGCGTTTCCTAGAGCCAAAGGAAAGTTGGAATTTGTTTTGCCAAAAGGCGTTTGGCAAAAAAGATTGTCCAGCTGAATTTGAGAGTGTCGGAAAGGTGGTTGTAGAAAATTGCAAAGGATTACCACTGATGATTTCGGTGGTTGCGGGGTCTCTTTCTAGGAAGAGGACGCTGCACGAGTGGTATGAAGTAGCTCAAAGTGTAAGCTCATTAGTAGACGTTGATGATTATCAACGTTGCTCAGGAGTGCTCGCTTTGAGCTACAAGCATCTTCCTTCACACTTGAAAGCTTGCTTTCTGTATTTTGGAGTTTTCAAAAAAGCTAGTGAAATTTCTGTGGAAAAGTTGATTCAATTGTGGATGGCAGAAGGACTCTTCGAGCCGAGGGGGCTTGGGGAGTGGGAAAAAGTGGCTGCTAATCTCCTACTTGATCTTATTGATAAAAGTCTAATCGCTGTTAGCAAGCATAGTTTGGATGGAAATATCAAGACATGTAGGATTCATGATCTTCTCCATGATTTATGCTTGAGAGAAGCTGAAAGCGAGAATCTTTTGTTCGTTCCAAATCCCTCAATTTCTGAACCCAAAAGTATTATTCAAGATCGTCGGTGGGTTTCATATTATTTAGAGGAAG AGTATTGGACTTGGAGCGATTGTGCTTGA
- the LOC132612362 gene encoding putative late blight resistance protein homolog R1A-3, which translates to MSQLRHLHFQSFYLCSPPKLSADDVRYQVLDNLQSIYGLSPDCCTKQMFEGIKKVKKLGICGIIDYFCREPKSLDNIIYLPELEALKIVVYDSDKDGLRHKLPVPCPDSFPPNLKKLTLQGAYQPWKAMTIISKLPKLEVLKLKVNFSFGWEHVGENVWEVSEEGFPKLKFLLLENRDLKYWKSTDDSFPLLETIIIRKCRSLQEIPQAFADSMTLQRIELRGCTPSLVEVAKKIQNDQEEELGNNILKVDAFDTIN; encoded by the coding sequence ATGTCTCAATTGAGGCATCTCCACTTTCAAAGCTTTTATTTGTGTTCTCCTCCAAAGTTATCTGCCGATGACGTTAGGTACCAGGTTTTGGATAACTTGCAAAGTATTTATGGGTTGAGTCCTGATTGTTGCACCAAACAAATGTTTGAAGGgattaaaaaagtgaaaaaattggGAATTTGTGGCATAATTGATTACTTTTGTCGTGAGCCCAAATCCCTAGATAATATTATATATTTACCTGAGCTAGAGGCACTAAAAATCGTAGTATACGACTCTGACAAGGATGGTTTGCGTCATAAGCTTCCAGTTCCATGTCCGGATTCTTTCCCACCGAATCTCAAGAAGCTGACACTTCAAGGAGCTTATCAACCATGGAAGGCCATGACAATCATTAGCAAGTTGCCCAAACTCGAGGTGCTCAAATTGAAGGTTAATTTCTCCTTTGGTTGGGAGCATGTAGGGGAAAATGTCTGGGAAGTATCAGAAGAGGGATTTCCTAAATTGAAATTCTTGCTCCTAGAGAACAGGGATCTTAAATACTGGAAGTCCACCGATGATTCTTTCCCACTTCTGGAAACCATAATTATCAGAAAGTGTCGTTCCTTACAAGAGATTCCTCAAGCATTTGCAGATAGTATGACACTGCAGCGAATTGAGTTACGGGGATGCACTCCTTCCCTTGTGGAAGTCGCTAAGAAGATCCAAAATGATCAAGAGGAGGAGTTGGGAAACAACATTCTTAAAGTTGATGCCTTTGACACAATCAACTAG